The Deltaproteobacteria bacterium genomic sequence CTGGTGCCGGGGGTGGCCGTCACTTGACGATCGGACCGCCGCCGCAGCCGTAGTCGACGCGGACTTCGCCCACGCTGCCGCTTTGCAGCTGGTCGCACGTGGCGCCGTAGAACGTGATCGAATTGGTCGCCGGATCGTAGTCCCAGCCGTCGGCGTGCGACGGATTGCGCGGAACCGGGACGTCGTCGAAGTACACGCCGAGTTCGCCGACGTCCTCCGGCACTTCCTCGAGCGCGAAGGTACACGACGGCACGTTGATCTCGCCGGCGATGGCGTCGAGCGCGGCCTGCAGCTCGGCGGGCGAGTTGGCCGCGTAGTAGGTCAACGTGCCGCCCGCATTGGCCATCGCCTGCAGGGTCGTCGGGTCGCTGTTGATGCCGTCGCCGAACCCGAGCACGTAGGTCGGGATGCCGGCATTGCGCAGCGCGGTGATCGCCTGAATCGACTCGTTGATCGCGGGATCGGTCGGGTCGGCGATGTTCTTGCAGTTGGGCTGTCCGTCCGTGGCCAACAACACATATCGCCCCTGCGGATTGACCGGGATCGAGTTGTAGTAGGCCAGCGCGGCCTGCAGCGTCGTGTGCGTCGGCGTGCCGCCGTCTGGACGGGTCGCGTTGAGCGCCGTCGTGATCGCACTGCTGTTTTGCGGGGCGATCGCGGAGCGCACCGACCCGGGTGCGCATGTGTCGTCGTCCGGGTAGAGCGCGAGCCCGAAGTTGATGCCGCTGTCGTACGCGGTCACGAGGTCGATGAGGGCGCCGCGCATCACCTGCCATTTCTGCTGGCCGGTACCGAGCGGCTCCTCCATGGAACCGGACTTGTCGACGACGAGCAGCAGGTCGGGCGGCGGGACGGCCGTGATCTCGATCGGCTCGACCTGGTCGCACACGGCCGCGTCGACGAACTCGTCCCCGCCTCCGCCGCCGCCACCGCCACCGGCACCGGCGTCGGCTCCGCCGGTGACCGATCCCGGGCTGCCGATCGACGAGCAGGCGGCCAGCGCGGCCGCCGGCGCGAGGTGCGCGGCGGCCGCCAGCGCGGTGCGGAGCGGCGCCCAGG encodes the following:
- a CDS encoding VWA domain-containing protein encodes the protein MRATVRRRSPRPWAPLRTALAAAAHLAPAAALAACSSIGSPGSVTGGADAGAGGGGGGGGGDEFVDAAVCDQVEPIEITAVPPPDLLLVVDKSGSMEEPLGTGQQKWQVMRGALIDLVTAYDSGINFGLALYPDDDTCAPGSVRSAIAPQNSSAITTALNATRPDGGTPTHTTLQAALAYYNSIPVNPQGRYVLLATDGQPNCKNIADPTDPAINESIQAITALRNAGIPTYVLGFGDGINSDPTTLQAMANAGGTLTYYAANSPAELQAALDAIAGEINVPSCTFALEEVPEDVGELGVYFDDVPVPRNPSHADGWDYDPATNSITFYGATCDQLQSGSVGEVRVDYGCGGGPIVK